From Leptolyngbya sp. CCY15150, one genomic window encodes:
- a CDS encoding CHAT domain-containing protein, translating to MNNGMTGAAIAMTVIGWTVSVQAQVTPAADGTNTQVTQEGDRFLIRGGQRSQDGANLFHRFDEFGLDAGQRATFRTPSTVQNVLGRVVGGDVSVVDGLLRVSGSSANLWLINPAGVIFGPNARLDIDGSFTATTATSLEFGDRWLTSTETDYANLVGTPTALAFTGDAATLINAGRLAVPAGESLMLAGGVVINTGDLIAPGGQVSIVAVPEQQVVRMSQAGQVLSLELETADQPGLSPSPITPLALPDLLTDPNIQHATGVTVDADGTVRLVGSGVALPTTGGTAIASGSINTANVTRAPHHPEVNILGDRVGLVGAQIDASGRQGGGTIRIGGDYQGQGSVFTSQRTVVDASSRIWADAIAQGDGGRVIIWSDDTTSFAGDIWARGGRRSGDGGLVEVSGLQTLQFLGQVNTLAPRGRTGTLLLDPTNIIVAEVGLPGALVDLDGVDELADPDSIVGAPGVVSDYSQIAPSTLAAATTNIILQATDSIFFNEAVTIPTNGVGLRAEAGGNIEVNAALTTTNGAIALIAGDAIQVNQPMTSNGGAVTLTAGGVVNVFNGFNSGGGDIQISSDAIANVIAPLQSEGGDVTISADTQLNMNAPLISDGGTVNLTADQDGDGLGTLTVNAGINTGAGDLVLAGSEIDLNAALQGQGNLQLRPSNAAQDIILGGAGALSLNLDLADLAATQGDFAEVIIGREDGRGTIQSAQDLTFNNALTLQAGGPGGSIDTSGFAIVSNNAVTFATSGDITTGDMTTAQAPVTLESLQGAVDTSGGAINTGLGGGRGDRVSITAANDIITGDITTAGGRIDLNSGGSIDTSGGTLNSLAPTGNGGAIALSAADDITSGALTLGSDDGGNPSQLTVDAPGRITLNDVITANGAAIRIGTTTAPSDLTLSGTLTDSGDMEVVADTFRWQNAATAFQDNSNLSIRTRDNLQILGNGDIRTNGGAVSFTSQGGISIDPGLTINTLGRVQDGAVAIAAQRTITTGAIASGTSNLDISSQEGRVSTGDLESQGGAIAVVGEAVQMGDIRTGGGDLTVTSRGNLTTSAIDAQDGRRGGAIALAATNLRITDDLSTNNSPISLDIDGNLRLVDATIATGGGQFSLESDGALRILGSGAIATNGNDLRLVATNLQISEAIELSTAGARSGNLFLQATTGNLTAGDLTTAGNQGGDITAIARQDLILGNLDASGTGSGGRITATSETGALTVGNLDTSGSQGGDINLNAITTLRTGSIRSRGTVGDGGNVTIDPIDVVVDWIDAQGGNAGRGGNVDITASNTIRITGSFIDDTGLAASIATGGGAGGGNITLRHGGNGIVPFIVGDASTNGSAAVLSSRTFTIDPDSFLFTYQEGEGAGRIRIVSVPQPVDPEPPGPVDPEPPGPVDPEPPGPVDPNDPSPTIAPPEQDVLSPLQTTDLSEVTLDTLTDLETFFTEQYISYLSLPEAEISTLEEIQDDLRVISDSVGVRPAVVYAVFTPPVLSPDPLQELETLAVGLNSPNASSDRLEIVLVTQEGQPIRVLISDATRERVANVARQFYLSVTDSSLANTRLYQAPAQQLYNWLIEPIEAELEAQGIQHISFVLDGGLRSLPMAALYDGDRFLIENYSVGLMPSLSLTDNRYVSLQNLGILAMGASEFPDQEPLPAVPTELNHISSVPFLNEDFTPEDLKRQRQRTPYGIIHLATHGEFLPGGPGNSYIQFWDGRLGLDGLRSLGLNNPPVELMVLSACRTALGDSEAELGFAGLAIQAGVNSAIASLWYVSDLGTLALMSEFYDRVGTTSIRADALRQAQLAMLRGEVVLQDGQLQTTTSSLDLPSSYQAPGRQSVSHPYYWSSFTIIGSPW from the coding sequence ATGAACAACGGAATGACTGGGGCAGCGATTGCTATGACGGTGATCGGCTGGACTGTTTCTGTGCAGGCACAGGTGACGCCAGCAGCAGATGGTACAAATACGCAGGTGACGCAAGAGGGCGATCGCTTCCTGATTCGTGGCGGGCAGCGATCGCAGGATGGGGCAAACCTGTTCCATCGGTTTGACGAGTTTGGTCTAGATGCAGGGCAGCGGGCCACCTTCCGCACCCCGTCAACGGTGCAGAACGTCCTGGGGCGTGTGGTGGGTGGTGATGTATCGGTGGTGGATGGATTGCTGCGGGTGAGTGGCAGTTCGGCTAATCTGTGGTTAATCAATCCGGCGGGGGTCATCTTTGGGCCCAATGCCCGCCTAGATATAGACGGCTCCTTTACGGCAACAACGGCGACCAGCCTGGAATTTGGCGATCGCTGGTTGACAAGCACAGAAACAGATTATGCCAATTTAGTAGGGACGCCGACGGCCCTAGCCTTTACGGGCGACGCCGCGACGCTGATCAACGCAGGACGGCTGGCGGTGCCGGCTGGCGAGAGCCTGATGCTAGCCGGGGGCGTGGTGATCAATACCGGTGACCTGATTGCGCCGGGCGGGCAGGTGTCGATTGTGGCGGTGCCGGAGCAGCAGGTGGTGCGCATGAGCCAGGCGGGGCAGGTGCTGAGCCTGGAGTTGGAGACGGCCGATCAGCCAGGTTTATCCCCCAGTCCGATCACCCCCTTGGCCTTGCCGGATTTATTGACCGATCCCAATATCCAGCACGCCACAGGCGTGACGGTGGACGCGGATGGTACCGTACGCCTCGTCGGATCGGGGGTAGCGCTGCCGACCACGGGCGGAACGGCGATCGCCTCGGGATCGATCAACACCGCTAACGTCACCCGTGCGCCCCATCACCCTGAGGTGAACATCCTAGGCGATCGCGTCGGTCTAGTCGGCGCACAGATTGATGCGTCAGGACGCCAGGGAGGCGGCACGATTCGCATTGGGGGTGATTACCAAGGTCAGGGGTCGGTGTTCACCAGCCAGCGGACGGTGGTGGATGCTAGCTCGCGGATCTGGGCGGATGCGATCGCTCAGGGAGATGGCGGTCGGGTGATTATCTGGAGTGACGACACCACCAGCTTTGCAGGAGATATCTGGGCCAGAGGTGGACGGCGATCGGGGGATGGTGGCTTGGTGGAAGTATCGGGGCTCCAAACCCTGCAGTTTTTGGGACAGGTGAATACCCTAGCCCCCCGTGGCAGGACGGGGACGCTGTTGCTTGATCCTACCAATATCATTGTGGCGGAGGTGGGTTTGCCCGGAGCCTTAGTCGATTTAGACGGCGTGGATGAGCTGGCCGACCCCGATAGCATCGTCGGTGCGCCAGGAGTGGTTTCCGACTATTCCCAAATTGCCCCCAGCACCCTGGCAGCCGCTACCACCAATATTATCCTGCAGGCAACGGACAGCATTTTCTTCAACGAGGCCGTCACCATTCCCACTAACGGTGTGGGGCTACGGGCAGAAGCGGGCGGCAATATTGAAGTGAATGCTGCCTTAACAACAACCAATGGAGCAATCGCCCTGATAGCGGGGGATGCCATTCAGGTGAATCAACCGATGACCAGTAACGGCGGAGCAGTGACCTTAACCGCCGGGGGAGTCGTTAACGTATTTAACGGCTTCAACAGCGGCGGCGGCGATATACAAATCAGCTCTGATGCGATCGCCAATGTGATTGCACCACTGCAGTCTGAGGGTGGCGATGTTACCATCAGTGCTGATACCCAATTGAATATGAATGCACCGCTGATCAGTGACGGCGGCACCGTGAATCTAACGGCGGATCAGGACGGCGATGGGCTGGGTACTCTGACGGTGAATGCGGGGATTAATACCGGCGCTGGGGATCTGGTATTAGCGGGTAGCGAGATTGATTTAAACGCCGCTCTCCAAGGTCAAGGCAATCTCCAGCTTCGTCCCAGCAATGCTGCCCAAGATATTATCTTAGGTGGGGCAGGTGCACTATCCTTAAACCTGGATTTAGCAGACCTAGCCGCCACTCAAGGTGATTTTGCAGAGGTTATTATCGGTCGGGAGGATGGTCGTGGCACCATTCAGTCGGCTCAAGATCTTACCTTTAACAATGCTCTGACGCTGCAAGCTGGTGGGCCGGGAGGAAGCATTGATACCAGTGGATTTGCCATCGTCAGTAATAATGCCGTAACCTTTGCAACTTCAGGCGATATCACCACCGGTGATATGACGACAGCTCAAGCACCTGTTACCCTGGAAAGCCTTCAAGGTGCCGTGGATACCAGCGGCGGCGCGATTAACACTGGTCTGGGTGGCGGGCGGGGCGATCGCGTCTCCATCACCGCTGCCAACGACATCATCACGGGCGACATCACCACAGCGGGGGGACGGATTGACCTCAACAGCGGCGGCAGCATCGATACCAGCGGCGGCACCCTGAATAGCCTAGCCCCCACCGGCAATGGCGGGGCGATCGCCCTCTCGGCAGCAGACGATATAACCAGCGGTGCGTTGACCTTGGGGAGTGACGACGGCGGCAACCCTAGCCAGCTAACGGTGGATGCCCCTGGTCGGATCACACTCAATGACGTGATCACGGCCAATGGAGCCGCTATTCGTATCGGCACCACCACGGCACCCTCAGATCTAACTCTCAGCGGTACCCTAACCGACAGCGGGGATATGGAGGTGGTGGCCGATACCTTCCGGTGGCAGAATGCAGCTACTGCTTTTCAAGACAACAGTAACTTATCTATTCGCACTCGGGATAATCTGCAAATTCTCGGAAATGGTGATATTAGAACGAATGGTGGAGCGGTTTCCTTCACCAGCCAGGGTGGCATCAGTATCGATCCAGGCTTAACCATCAATACCCTAGGCAGGGTGCAAGATGGCGCAGTGGCGATCGCAGCCCAGCGCACGATTACCACCGGAGCGATCGCCTCGGGAACCAGTAATCTAGACATCAGCAGCCAGGAGGGTCGCGTAAGTACCGGCGATCTAGAGTCCCAGGGAGGAGCGATCGCGGTTGTCGGCGAAGCCGTACAGATGGGTGACATTCGCACGGGCGGCGGTGATTTAACGGTGACCAGTCGCGGTAACCTCACCACCTCCGCCATTGATGCCCAAGATGGCCGGCGGGGGGGAGCGATCGCCCTCGCTGCTACCAACCTACGCATCACCGATGACCTGAGCACCAACAACAGTCCCATTAGCCTAGATATTGATGGCAACCTCCGCTTAGTAGATGCCACCATCGCCACGGGCGGCGGACAGTTTAGCCTAGAAAGTGATGGCGCGCTGAGGATTCTCGGCAGTGGAGCGATCGCCACCAACGGCAATGATCTGCGTCTTGTAGCTACCAATCTACAGATTTCTGAGGCGATTGAGCTATCGACGGCTGGTGCTAGGAGCGGCAACCTGTTTTTGCAAGCCACCACCGGCAACCTCACGGCTGGGGATTTAACTACGGCGGGAAATCAAGGCGGTGATATCACAGCGATCGCTCGACAAGATCTTATCCTAGGCAATCTTGACGCTAGCGGTACCGGCAGCGGTGGACGCATTACCGCTACGTCAGAAACCGGCGCGCTCACCGTCGGCAATCTAGATACCTCCGGTTCCCAGGGTGGAGATATTAACCTGAATGCGATTACCACTCTGCGCACTGGCAGCATCCGCAGTCGCGGCACGGTAGGCGATGGCGGCAACGTTACCATTGATCCCATTGATGTGGTGGTAGATTGGATTGATGCCCAAGGTGGCAATGCTGGCCGGGGTGGCAATGTGGATATCACCGCCAGCAACACCATTCGGATCACCGGATCGTTTATTGATGATACGGGGCTAGCAGCCAGTATCGCCACGGGCGGCGGTGCGGGCGGCGGTAACATTACCCTGCGCCATGGTGGTAACGGTATCGTACCCTTCATCGTGGGTGATGCCAGCACCAACGGTAGCGCAGCCGTCCTCAGCAGTCGTACTTTTACAATTGATCCCGATTCTTTTCTGTTTACCTACCAAGAAGGTGAGGGAGCTGGACGGATCCGCATTGTCAGCGTACCGCAGCCAGTTGATCCAGAACCACCGGGGCCCGTCGATCCAGAGCCACCGGGGCCCGTCGATCCAGAACCACCGGGGCCCGTCGATCCCAATGACCCATCACCCACGATCGCCCCTCCAGAACAAGACGTTCTCTCCCCCCTTCAAACTACTGATCTTTCGGAGGTCACTCTAGATACCTTGACAGATCTAGAGACCTTCTTTACGGAACAGTATATTTCCTACCTATCCTTACCTGAAGCTGAGATCTCGACTCTGGAAGAAATCCAGGACGATTTAAGAGTTATTTCTGATAGCGTTGGTGTGCGGCCCGCCGTCGTCTACGCTGTGTTCACGCCTCCCGTTCTCAGCCCCGACCCTTTGCAAGAATTGGAAACCCTTGCGGTCGGTCTCAATAGTCCTAACGCCAGCAGCGATCGCCTTGAGATCGTCTTGGTTACCCAAGAAGGACAGCCGATTCGGGTGCTGATATCCGACGCTACCCGCGAACGAGTGGCCAACGTTGCCCGGCAATTTTATCTGTCCGTCACCGATAGCAGCCTGGCTAATACTCGCCTCTACCAGGCTCCTGCCCAACAGCTCTACAATTGGCTGATCGAACCTATCGAGGCAGAACTAGAAGCCCAAGGCATTCAGCATATTTCCTTCGTTCTGGATGGTGGATTGCGATCGCTCCCCATGGCGGCGCTCTATGATGGCGATCGCTTTTTGATTGAAAACTATAGTGTTGGCCTAATGCCTAGCCTGAGCTTAACGGATAACCGCTACGTCAGTCTGCAAAATCTAGGTATCTTAGCGATGGGAGCCTCTGAGTTTCCCGACCAAGAACCGTTGCCAGCCGTGCCTACTGAGTTGAACCATATTTCGTCAGTACCCTTCTTGAACGAAGACTTTACGCCAGAAGACTTAAAACGCCAACGCCAGCGTACCCCCTACGGCATTATCCATCTCGCCACCCACGGTGAATTCTTACCCGGTGGCCCAGGTAATTCCTATATCCAGTTTTGGGATGGACGCTTGGGGCTAGACGGGTTGCGATCGCTTGGCTTAAATAACCCACCCGTGGAACTGATGGTACTCAGCGCTTGCCGTACAGCCCTAGGAGACTCGGAAGCCGAGCTGGGCTTTGCTGGACTAGCGATTCAAGCTGGCGTTAACTCTGCCATCGCTAGCCTTTGGTACGTCAGTGATTTAGGAACCTTAGCGCTCATGTCAGAATTTTACGATCGCGTGGGCACAACAAGCATCCGTGCCGATGCCCTTCGACAGGCCCAGCTAGCCATGCTGCGAGGCGAGGTAGTGCTTCAAGATGGACAACTGCAGACCACAACCTCCTCTCTAGACCTTCCCTCTAGCTACCAGGCACCAGGACGGCAGAGCGTATCTCATCCCTACTACTGGTCTTCTTTTACAATCATTGGCAGCCCTTGGTAA